One part of the Vicia villosa cultivar HV-30 ecotype Madison, WI linkage group LG6, Vvil1.0, whole genome shotgun sequence genome encodes these proteins:
- the LOC131609291 gene encoding delta-1-pyrroline-5-carboxylate synthase-like isoform X3 gives MDPTRAFVKSVKRVVVKVGTAVVTRSDGRLALGRLGALCEQLKELNTRGYEVILVTSGAVGLGRQRLRYRRLANSSFSDLQNPQYELDGKACAAVGQSSLMALYDIMFSQLDVTSSQLLVNDGFFRDTDFRKQLTDTVHSLLNLRVIPIFNENDAVSTRKAPYELLQDSSGIFWDNDSLAGLLALELKADLLVLLSDVEGLYSGPPSDPKSKLIHTYVKEKHQTEITFGDKSRLGRGGMTAKVNAAVCAAYSGTPVIITSGYTNDNIMRVLQGERIGTVFHKDAHLWTSIKEVTAHEMAVAARDSSRKLQILNSEERRKILLDVADALEENESMIRIENGADVADAEEAGYERSLISRLTLRPEKIASLVKSVRKLADMEEPIGQILKRTELADKLILEKISCPLGVLLVIFESRPDALVQIAALAIRSGNGLVLKGGKEAKRSNAALHKVITSAIPDKVGETLIGLVTSREAIPDLLKLDDVIDLVVPRGSNKLVSQIKDTTKIPVLGHADGICHVYVDKAANMDVAKQIVRDAKTDYPAACNAMETLLVHKDLSGNNGLDELVAELQREGVQLYGGPKASALLKIAETKSFHMEYSSLACTIEIVDDVFAAIDHIHENGSSHTDCIVTEDREVAETFLHQVDSTRFCDGARFGLGAEVGISTSRIHARGPVGVEGLLTNRWLLRGNGQVVDGDRNVTYTHKELPVQA, from the exons ATGGATCCTACACGAGCTTTTGTCAAAAGTGTTAAACGTGTTGTTGTTAAG GTCGGAACTGCAGTGGTTACTCGAAGTGATGGTAGATTAGCATTGGGAAGACTTGGAGCTCTCTGTGAGCAG CTTAAAGAGCTAAATACAAGAGGATATGAGGTTATATTGGTAACTTCAGGTGCAGTTGGTCTTGGCAGGCAAAGATTAAGATATCGCAGATTGGCCAATAGCAG CTTTTCTGATCTTCAAAATCCACAATATGAACTTGATGGCAAAGCATGTGCAGCTGTTGGACAGAGTAGTCTCATGGCTCTCTATGATATTATGTTTAGTCAG CTTGATGTGACTTCATCCCAACTTCTTGTGAATGATGGATTTTTTAGGGATACCGATTTCAGAAAACAACTAACTGATACCGTTCACTCGttgttgaatctaagggtcaTCCCTATTTTCAATGAAAACGATGCTGTTAGTACTAGAAAGGCACCATATGAG CTTCTGCAGGACTCATCTGGTATCTTCTGGGACAATGATAGTTTGGCTGGTCTATTGGCGTTGGAACTCAAAGCCGACCTTCTTGTTTTGTTGAGTGATGTCGAGGGCCTCTATAGTGGTCCTCCGTCTGATCCAAAATCGAAGTTGATTCACACATATGTAAAAGAAAAACATCAAACCGAAATTACTTTTGGAGATAAGTCAAGATTGGGAAGAGGGGGTATGACTGCTAAAGTTAATGCTGCTGTTTGCGCCGCTTATTCTGGCACGCCCGTGATTATTACCAG CGGCTATACTAATGACAACATCATGCGAGTGCTTCAAGGAGAAAGAATTGGTACGGTCTTTCATAAGGATGCTCACCTGTGGACTAGCATAAAGGAAGTAACTGCACATGAAATGGCTGTTGCAGCACGCGACAGTTCGAGGAAACTTCAG ATTCTTAATTCTGAAGAAAGGAGGAAGATATTGCTCGATGTGGCTGATGCATTAGAGGAAAATGAAAGTATGATAAGGATTGAGAATGGAGCTGATGTTGCTGATGCAGAGGAAGCTGGATATGAGAGATCACTTATATCGCGTTTAACACTTAGACCTGAGAAG ATTGCTAGTCTTGTAAAGTCTGTTCGTAAGCTGGCGGACATGGAAGAACCTATTGGTCAGATTTTAAAGCGAACTGAG CTAGCAGATAAACTCATTTTGGAGAAAATATCATGTCCTCTGGGTGTACTTCTAGTTATATTTGAGTCTCGACCCGATGCTCTTGTTCAG ATAGCTGCATTGGCAATTCGAAGTGGAAATGGTTTAGTCCTCAAAGGAGGAAAGGAAGCCAAACGATCTAACGCGGCCTTACACAAG GTCATTACTTCAGCTATTCCAGATAAAGTTGGTGAAACACTTATCGGGCTTGTGACTTCAAGAGAAGCAATTCCTGATCTGCTTAAGCTCGATGACGTGATAGATCTTGTGGTTCCCAGAGGAAGTAATAAGCTTGTTTCTCAGATTAAGGATACTACGAAGATTCCTGTTCTTGGTCATGCAG ATGGAATATGTCATGTATATGTTGACAAAGCTGCTAATATGGATGTAGCAAAGCAGATTGTTAGGGATGCAAAGACTGATTATCCTGCCGCCTGCAATGCAATG GAAACTCTTCTTGTGCATAAAGATCTGTCGGGAAATAATGGACTCGATGAACTTGTTGCTGAACTCCAACGAGAAG GTGTTCAACTATATGGTGGACCAAAAGCTAGTGCCTTGTTAAAAATTGCTGAAACAAAATCTTTCCATATGGAGTATAGTTCACTGGCTTGTACAATCGAAATTGTCGATGACGTATTTGCTGCAATTGACCATATACATGAAAATGGAAG TTCTCATACTGATTGCATTGTTACGGAAGACAGAGAAGTTGCTGAAACTTTCTTACATCAAGTGGACAG TACGAGGTTTTGTGACGGGGCACGATTTGGGCTTGGCGCAGAG GTTGGAATAAGCACGAGTAGAATTCATGCCAGAGGTCCTGTAGGAGTTGAGGGCTTGCTAACAAATAGATG GTTATTGAGAGGGAATGGGCAGGTGGTAGATGGTGATCGAAATGTGACTTATACGCACAAGGAACTTCCGGTACAAGCATAA
- the LOC131609291 gene encoding delta-1-pyrroline-5-carboxylate synthase-like isoform X2, with protein sequence MDPTRAFVKSVKRVVVKVGTAVVTRSDGRLALGRLGALCEQLKELNTRGYEVILVTSGAVGLGRQRLRYRRLANSSFSDLQNPQYELDGKACAAVGQSSLMALYDIMFSQLDVTSSQLLVNDGFFRDTDFRKQLTDTVHSLLNLRVIPIFNENDAVSTRKAPYEDSSGIFWDNDSLAGLLALELKADLLVLLSDVEGLYSGPPSDPKSKLIHTYVKEKHQTEITFGDKSRLGRGGMTAKVNAAVCAAYSGTPVIITSGYTNDNIMRVLQGERIGTVFHKDAHLWTSIKEVTAHEMAVAARDSSRKLQILNSEERRKILLDVADALEENESMIRIENGADVADAEEAGYERSLISRLTLRPEKIASLVKSVRKLADMEEPIGQILKRTELADKLILEKISCPLGVLLVIFESRPDALVQIAALAIRSGNGLVLKGGKEAKRSNAALHKVITSAIPDKVGETLIGLVTSREAIPDLLKLDDVIDLVVPRGSNKLVSQIKDTTKIPVLGHADGICHVYVDKAANMDVAKQIVRDAKTDYPAACNAMETLLVHKDLSGNNGLDELVAELQREGVQLYGGPKASALLKIAETKSFHMEYSSLACTIEIVDDVFAAIDHIHENGSSHTDCIVTEDREVAETFLHQVDSAAVFHNASTRFCDGARFGLGAEVGISTSRIHARGPVGVEGLLTNRWLLRGNGQVVDGDRNVTYTHKELPVQA encoded by the exons ATGGATCCTACACGAGCTTTTGTCAAAAGTGTTAAACGTGTTGTTGTTAAG GTCGGAACTGCAGTGGTTACTCGAAGTGATGGTAGATTAGCATTGGGAAGACTTGGAGCTCTCTGTGAGCAG CTTAAAGAGCTAAATACAAGAGGATATGAGGTTATATTGGTAACTTCAGGTGCAGTTGGTCTTGGCAGGCAAAGATTAAGATATCGCAGATTGGCCAATAGCAG CTTTTCTGATCTTCAAAATCCACAATATGAACTTGATGGCAAAGCATGTGCAGCTGTTGGACAGAGTAGTCTCATGGCTCTCTATGATATTATGTTTAGTCAG CTTGATGTGACTTCATCCCAACTTCTTGTGAATGATGGATTTTTTAGGGATACCGATTTCAGAAAACAACTAACTGATACCGTTCACTCGttgttgaatctaagggtcaTCCCTATTTTCAATGAAAACGATGCTGTTAGTACTAGAAAGGCACCATATGAG GACTCATCTGGTATCTTCTGGGACAATGATAGTTTGGCTGGTCTATTGGCGTTGGAACTCAAAGCCGACCTTCTTGTTTTGTTGAGTGATGTCGAGGGCCTCTATAGTGGTCCTCCGTCTGATCCAAAATCGAAGTTGATTCACACATATGTAAAAGAAAAACATCAAACCGAAATTACTTTTGGAGATAAGTCAAGATTGGGAAGAGGGGGTATGACTGCTAAAGTTAATGCTGCTGTTTGCGCCGCTTATTCTGGCACGCCCGTGATTATTACCAG CGGCTATACTAATGACAACATCATGCGAGTGCTTCAAGGAGAAAGAATTGGTACGGTCTTTCATAAGGATGCTCACCTGTGGACTAGCATAAAGGAAGTAACTGCACATGAAATGGCTGTTGCAGCACGCGACAGTTCGAGGAAACTTCAG ATTCTTAATTCTGAAGAAAGGAGGAAGATATTGCTCGATGTGGCTGATGCATTAGAGGAAAATGAAAGTATGATAAGGATTGAGAATGGAGCTGATGTTGCTGATGCAGAGGAAGCTGGATATGAGAGATCACTTATATCGCGTTTAACACTTAGACCTGAGAAG ATTGCTAGTCTTGTAAAGTCTGTTCGTAAGCTGGCGGACATGGAAGAACCTATTGGTCAGATTTTAAAGCGAACTGAG CTAGCAGATAAACTCATTTTGGAGAAAATATCATGTCCTCTGGGTGTACTTCTAGTTATATTTGAGTCTCGACCCGATGCTCTTGTTCAG ATAGCTGCATTGGCAATTCGAAGTGGAAATGGTTTAGTCCTCAAAGGAGGAAAGGAAGCCAAACGATCTAACGCGGCCTTACACAAG GTCATTACTTCAGCTATTCCAGATAAAGTTGGTGAAACACTTATCGGGCTTGTGACTTCAAGAGAAGCAATTCCTGATCTGCTTAAGCTCGATGACGTGATAGATCTTGTGGTTCCCAGAGGAAGTAATAAGCTTGTTTCTCAGATTAAGGATACTACGAAGATTCCTGTTCTTGGTCATGCAG ATGGAATATGTCATGTATATGTTGACAAAGCTGCTAATATGGATGTAGCAAAGCAGATTGTTAGGGATGCAAAGACTGATTATCCTGCCGCCTGCAATGCAATG GAAACTCTTCTTGTGCATAAAGATCTGTCGGGAAATAATGGACTCGATGAACTTGTTGCTGAACTCCAACGAGAAG GTGTTCAACTATATGGTGGACCAAAAGCTAGTGCCTTGTTAAAAATTGCTGAAACAAAATCTTTCCATATGGAGTATAGTTCACTGGCTTGTACAATCGAAATTGTCGATGACGTATTTGCTGCAATTGACCATATACATGAAAATGGAAG TTCTCATACTGATTGCATTGTTACGGAAGACAGAGAAGTTGCTGAAACTTTCTTACATCAAGTGGACAG TGCTGCTGTATTCCACAATGCAAGTACGAGGTTTTGTGACGGGGCACGATTTGGGCTTGGCGCAGAG GTTGGAATAAGCACGAGTAGAATTCATGCCAGAGGTCCTGTAGGAGTTGAGGGCTTGCTAACAAATAGATG GTTATTGAGAGGGAATGGGCAGGTGGTAGATGGTGATCGAAATGTGACTTATACGCACAAGGAACTTCCGGTACAAGCATAA
- the LOC131614063 gene encoding secreted RxLR effector protein 161-like, whose protein sequence is MYGMICNRLDLAYAINVISRFMADPRPMHWCAPKLTMRYLNGSLKLGLRFKRVEQDIEPIKGYVDSDYACNTDTRKSISGYVFTLFGTSICWMGILQSVVALSTTQAEFIALTESVKEACV, encoded by the coding sequence ATGTATGGTATGATATGCAACAGGCTAGATTTGGCATATGCTATAAATGTTATCAGTAGGTTCATGGCTGACCCAAGACCTATGCATTGGTGTGCTCCTAAATTGACCATGAGATACTTAAATGGTTCATTGAAATTAGGTTTAAGGTTCAAAAGAGTTGAACAAGACATAGAGCCGATCAAAGGCTATGTGGATTCAGATTATGCATGTAATACTGATACTAGAAAATCAATTTCTGGTTATGTTTTTACACTTTTTGGTACAAGTATTTGTTGGATGGGAATTCTTCAATCAGTGGTAGCTCTATCAACAACACAAGCAGAATTCATTGCCCTAACTGAAAGTGTTAAAGAAGCTTGTGTATGA
- the LOC131614064 gene encoding uncharacterized protein LOC131614064: MVIDLETLPAFSNEGSQLGDKMIFHRLFWAFQPCIHGFAYCKPIVQVDGTWLYGRYKGTLLMAVAQDGNGNIFPIAFAIVEGETKDAWSFFLRNLRSHVTPQPNLCLISDRHPSIKSAYDDPANGWQNPPSSHVYCIRHIAQNFMRAIRDKELRKKLVNMGYALTESTYNYYRTEIRQTNRDALEWIENIPREKWTRAFDRGQRWGHMTTNLAEAMNSVLKATRNLPIASLFSATYFRMGALFGQRGHEWTKRLTSGQTFTDKCIKGMTEEVNKASSHNVYQFDRERFYFMVAERMNRNDSRPTGTYGVDLRKRTCDCGKFQAFHLPCSHVIAACESIRQDYTIHIPDVFKIQHVFKVYQQSFQILPHQDNWPQYRGATLCHDENMRRKKRGRPNSTRIRTEMDDVEKEKRMCGICREVGHIRSKCPYVAGPSNRPR, from the exons ATGGTAATAGACTTGGAAACATTACCTGCCTTTTCAAACGAAGGCAGCCAGTTGGGTGATAAGATGATATTCCATCGTCTATTTTGGGCTTTTCAACCAtgcatccatggttttgcttATTGCAAGCCAATTGTTCAAGTCGACGGAACATGGTTGTATGGAAGGTACAAAGGGACATTGTTGATGGCTGTTGCACAGGATGGGAATGGTAACATTTTTCCAATTGCTTTCGCTATTGTCGAGGGTGAAACCAAGGATGCTTGGAGTTTTTTCCTTCGCAATCTAAGAAGCCACGTGACACCCCAACCCAATCTATGCCTAATATCAGACAGACATCCATCGATTAAAAGTGCCTATGATGATCCTGCAAATGGATGGCAAAATCCTCCGTCTTCACATGTCTATTGCATTAGGCATATTGCGCAAAATTTTATGCGTGCGATTAGAGACAAGGAACTACGTAAAAAACTCGTCAACATGG GATATGCATTGACGGAGTCAACATACAACTACTATAGGACTGAAATTCGTCAGACAAACAGAGATgctttggagtggattgaaaatatACCAAGGGAGAAGTGGACAAGGGCGTTTGATAGAGGGCAACGATGGGGACACATGACGACTAACCTTGCAGAAGCAATGAACTCTGTGCTAAAGGCAACCAGAAACCTGCCAATAGCGTCTTTGTTTTCGGCCACGTATTTTCGGATGGGAGCATTATTTGGTCAACGTGGACATGAATGGACAAAGAGGTTGACATCGGGCCAAACTTTTACAGACAAGTGTATCAAGGGGATGACTGAAGAAGTCAACAAAGCAAGCAGTCATAATGTTTATCAGTTTGACCGGGAAAGGTTCTATTTTATGGTGGCCGAAAGAATGAACCGCAACGACAGTCGACCAACTGGTACTTACGGTGTTGATCTGCGAAAAAGAACATGTGATTGCGGAAAATTTCAAGCGTTCCATTTGCCTTGCTCACATGTAATTGCAGCATGTGAAAGTATACGCCAAGACTACACCATTCACATACCTGACGTGTTCAAGATACAACATGTTTTTAAAGTCTACCAACAAAGCTTCCAGATCCTCCCACATCAAGACAATTGGCCGCAATATAGAGGAGCTACTCTTTGTCATGACGAAAATATGCGTAGGAAAAAAAGAGGTCGTCCAAACAGTACTAGGATTCGAACCGAAATGGACGACgtggaaaaggaaaagagaatgtGTGGGATATGCCGTGAAGTAGGCCATATCCGAAGTAAATGTCCATATGTAGCAGGCCCGTCCAATAGGCCTCGTTAA
- the LOC131611829 gene encoding uncharacterized protein LOC131611829: MVLSFLYRLISRWIASVMAFFQLQTKEQPLSLKLLVDTDTNKVVFAEADKDFVDILCSFLTFPLGTIAKLVQKNSEMGPITIGCLNSLNQSVDNLGLLTNYNSSEDYYQFLKINIDDTMPTNYFMCSRFDEFYYQCCYLSLGTKKHYCEFGHPLSRLLSLSLPMFQFCLGFVKFNRKFVISDDLIVLPHSMDHTIFDLIKNFGIKDTSSVKEMTVNVTKEKVLDLLKCSFFSKTSLTDVFLGVKPLIDRSRIFSCDVKDIIGGDIHISVKLVIRKSDDVILYAQGGQDLAELIIRFLTFPLGGVLRRLQGNNSMGSIDGFCKSIADLNEDEYFMSKNAKKRLLELSVMHYYCHVHGDSTPNQRKAKVTLYKSNEVCNGVHNLFKMKLVNTITTPAKEHPISYIKTHEMYMVTDDLVVEPLLSPVSSVFLLNRFKTSLNDLEEKVVTIGIKESLSIFKEALNSTSALTNGLRHLLTQAKKEK; this comes from the exons ATGGTTCTTTCTTTTCTTTACCGTCTGATTTCTCGTTGGATAGCTTCTGTTATGGCTTTTTTTCAACTCCAAACTAAGGAGCAACCACTGTCTTTGAAGCTTCTGGTAGACACAGATACTAACAAAGTTGTATTTGCTGAAGCAGATAAAGATTTTGTCGACATTCTCTGCAGTTTCTTAACATTTCCATTAGGTACCATTGCAAAACTTGTTCAGAAAAACTCAGAAATGGGTCCAATTACAATTGGCTGTCTCAACTCTCTCAATCAAAGTGTGGATAATCTTGGCTTGTTGACTAATTATAACTCATCCGAAGATTACTACCAATTTCTCAAAATTAACATTGATGATACTATGCCTACAAATTACTTCATGTGTTCCAGGTTTGATgagttttattatcaatgttgTTATTTGAGCTTAGGCACCAAAAAGCATTATTGTGAATTTGGACATCCTTTGTCCCGTTTACTTTCCCTGTCATTACCCATGTTTCAATTTTGCTTGGGATTTGTCAAGTTTAATAGAAAATTTGTCATTAGCGATGATTTAATTGTGTTGCCACACTCCATGGATCACACCATCTTTGATCTCATCAAGAACTTTGGAATTAAAGACACAAGCTCGGTtaaagaaatgactgtcaatgtcactaaagaaaag GTATTGGATCTTTTAAAGTGCTCGTTTTTTTCCAAGACGTCTCTAACCGATGTGTTTTTAGGAGTGAAACCTCTTATTGACAGATCAAGGATTTTCTCTTGTGATGTTAAAGACATTATTGGTGGTGATATTCATATCTCTGTGAAGCTGGTTATAAGAAAATCAGATGATGTTATATTGTATGCTCAAGGGGGACAAGATTTAGCAGAGTTGATTATACGATTTCTGACATTTCCGTTGGGAGGAGTTTTACGCAGGTTACAAGGGAATAATTCTATGGGGAGTATTGATGGATTTTGCAAGAGCATAGCCGATTTAAATGAAGACGAGTATTTCATGTCCAAAAATGCAAAGAAAAGGCTTCTGGAGTTAAGTGTTATGCATTATTATTGTCATGTTCATGGTGATAGTACTCCCAATCAAAGAAAAGCTAAAGTCACACTTTACAAAAGTAATGAAGTTTGTAATGGTGTGCATAATCTATTTAAAATGAAATTGGTTAATACCATTACCACACCGGCTAAAGAACATCCTATAAGTTATATCAAGACACATGAAATGTATATGGTTACAGATGATCTGGTCGTAGAGCCGTTGTTGTCTCCAGTTTCATCTGTATTTTTACTTAACCGTTTCAAAACTTCTCTTAATGATTTGGAGGAAAAAGTTGTTACCATTGGCATCAAAGAG AGTCTCAGCATATTTAAGGAAGCTTTAAACTCAACATCTGCTCTCACAAATGGTCTCCGCCACCTGTTAACCCAAGCTAAGAAGGAGAAATGA
- the LOC131609291 gene encoding delta-1-pyrroline-5-carboxylate synthase-like isoform X1 — protein sequence MDPTRAFVKSVKRVVVKVGTAVVTRSDGRLALGRLGALCEQLKELNTRGYEVILVTSGAVGLGRQRLRYRRLANSSFSDLQNPQYELDGKACAAVGQSSLMALYDIMFSQLDVTSSQLLVNDGFFRDTDFRKQLTDTVHSLLNLRVIPIFNENDAVSTRKAPYELLQDSSGIFWDNDSLAGLLALELKADLLVLLSDVEGLYSGPPSDPKSKLIHTYVKEKHQTEITFGDKSRLGRGGMTAKVNAAVCAAYSGTPVIITSGYTNDNIMRVLQGERIGTVFHKDAHLWTSIKEVTAHEMAVAARDSSRKLQILNSEERRKILLDVADALEENESMIRIENGADVADAEEAGYERSLISRLTLRPEKIASLVKSVRKLADMEEPIGQILKRTELADKLILEKISCPLGVLLVIFESRPDALVQIAALAIRSGNGLVLKGGKEAKRSNAALHKVITSAIPDKVGETLIGLVTSREAIPDLLKLDDVIDLVVPRGSNKLVSQIKDTTKIPVLGHADGICHVYVDKAANMDVAKQIVRDAKTDYPAACNAMETLLVHKDLSGNNGLDELVAELQREGVQLYGGPKASALLKIAETKSFHMEYSSLACTIEIVDDVFAAIDHIHENGSSHTDCIVTEDREVAETFLHQVDSAAVFHNASTRFCDGARFGLGAEVGISTSRIHARGPVGVEGLLTNRWLLRGNGQVVDGDRNVTYTHKELPVQA from the exons ATGGATCCTACACGAGCTTTTGTCAAAAGTGTTAAACGTGTTGTTGTTAAG GTCGGAACTGCAGTGGTTACTCGAAGTGATGGTAGATTAGCATTGGGAAGACTTGGAGCTCTCTGTGAGCAG CTTAAAGAGCTAAATACAAGAGGATATGAGGTTATATTGGTAACTTCAGGTGCAGTTGGTCTTGGCAGGCAAAGATTAAGATATCGCAGATTGGCCAATAGCAG CTTTTCTGATCTTCAAAATCCACAATATGAACTTGATGGCAAAGCATGTGCAGCTGTTGGACAGAGTAGTCTCATGGCTCTCTATGATATTATGTTTAGTCAG CTTGATGTGACTTCATCCCAACTTCTTGTGAATGATGGATTTTTTAGGGATACCGATTTCAGAAAACAACTAACTGATACCGTTCACTCGttgttgaatctaagggtcaTCCCTATTTTCAATGAAAACGATGCTGTTAGTACTAGAAAGGCACCATATGAG CTTCTGCAGGACTCATCTGGTATCTTCTGGGACAATGATAGTTTGGCTGGTCTATTGGCGTTGGAACTCAAAGCCGACCTTCTTGTTTTGTTGAGTGATGTCGAGGGCCTCTATAGTGGTCCTCCGTCTGATCCAAAATCGAAGTTGATTCACACATATGTAAAAGAAAAACATCAAACCGAAATTACTTTTGGAGATAAGTCAAGATTGGGAAGAGGGGGTATGACTGCTAAAGTTAATGCTGCTGTTTGCGCCGCTTATTCTGGCACGCCCGTGATTATTACCAG CGGCTATACTAATGACAACATCATGCGAGTGCTTCAAGGAGAAAGAATTGGTACGGTCTTTCATAAGGATGCTCACCTGTGGACTAGCATAAAGGAAGTAACTGCACATGAAATGGCTGTTGCAGCACGCGACAGTTCGAGGAAACTTCAG ATTCTTAATTCTGAAGAAAGGAGGAAGATATTGCTCGATGTGGCTGATGCATTAGAGGAAAATGAAAGTATGATAAGGATTGAGAATGGAGCTGATGTTGCTGATGCAGAGGAAGCTGGATATGAGAGATCACTTATATCGCGTTTAACACTTAGACCTGAGAAG ATTGCTAGTCTTGTAAAGTCTGTTCGTAAGCTGGCGGACATGGAAGAACCTATTGGTCAGATTTTAAAGCGAACTGAG CTAGCAGATAAACTCATTTTGGAGAAAATATCATGTCCTCTGGGTGTACTTCTAGTTATATTTGAGTCTCGACCCGATGCTCTTGTTCAG ATAGCTGCATTGGCAATTCGAAGTGGAAATGGTTTAGTCCTCAAAGGAGGAAAGGAAGCCAAACGATCTAACGCGGCCTTACACAAG GTCATTACTTCAGCTATTCCAGATAAAGTTGGTGAAACACTTATCGGGCTTGTGACTTCAAGAGAAGCAATTCCTGATCTGCTTAAGCTCGATGACGTGATAGATCTTGTGGTTCCCAGAGGAAGTAATAAGCTTGTTTCTCAGATTAAGGATACTACGAAGATTCCTGTTCTTGGTCATGCAG ATGGAATATGTCATGTATATGTTGACAAAGCTGCTAATATGGATGTAGCAAAGCAGATTGTTAGGGATGCAAAGACTGATTATCCTGCCGCCTGCAATGCAATG GAAACTCTTCTTGTGCATAAAGATCTGTCGGGAAATAATGGACTCGATGAACTTGTTGCTGAACTCCAACGAGAAG GTGTTCAACTATATGGTGGACCAAAAGCTAGTGCCTTGTTAAAAATTGCTGAAACAAAATCTTTCCATATGGAGTATAGTTCACTGGCTTGTACAATCGAAATTGTCGATGACGTATTTGCTGCAATTGACCATATACATGAAAATGGAAG TTCTCATACTGATTGCATTGTTACGGAAGACAGAGAAGTTGCTGAAACTTTCTTACATCAAGTGGACAG TGCTGCTGTATTCCACAATGCAAGTACGAGGTTTTGTGACGGGGCACGATTTGGGCTTGGCGCAGAG GTTGGAATAAGCACGAGTAGAATTCATGCCAGAGGTCCTGTAGGAGTTGAGGGCTTGCTAACAAATAGATG GTTATTGAGAGGGAATGGGCAGGTGGTAGATGGTGATCGAAATGTGACTTATACGCACAAGGAACTTCCGGTACAAGCATAA